One Cucumis sativus cultivar 9930 chromosome 1, Cucumber_9930_V3, whole genome shotgun sequence DNA segment encodes these proteins:
- the LOC101206473 gene encoding glucan endo-1,3-beta-glucosidase 14, which translates to MFFHILLLFLLSLSGFGGGLREVTSLGINYGQIGNNLPSPDKVLDMLTALRITKVRIYDTNPEILSAFANSKVEIIVTVENEMLAQLMDPQQALQWVTARIKPFVPATKITGIAVGNEVFTDDDLTLMETLVPAMLSIHTALTQLGLDTTIKISTPSSLAVLQESYPPSAGSFKPEITQIMSQFLQFLSTTKSPFWINAYPYFAYKDNPDSIPLQYVLLNPNPGMIDPFTNLRYDNMLYAQADAVLFAMAKMGFGGIEVRISETGWPSKGDSDETGACLENAAEYNRNLLRRQMRNEGTPLRPNLRLEIYLFALFNEDMKPGPTSERNYGLFQPDGTMVYNVGLSSFKGFSSSSSSSPSSSSSFSPSSISLTSSASTNSKGATMGYYQSLVYWMFVYLLTYQLFMRRPLYI; encoded by the exons ATGTTCTTCcatattcttcttctctttctcctctCTTTATCAG GGTTTGGGGGTGGTTTAAGAGAAGTTACGTCGTTGGGGATAAACTACGGACAGATTGGGAATAATTTACCATCGCCTGATAAGGTTTTGGATATGTTGACGGCATTGAGGATTACAAAAGTGAGAATCTATGACACCAATCCGGAGATATTGTCGGCGTTTGCTAACTCTAAAGTTGAGATTATTGTGAcggttgaaaatgaaatgttggCCCAACTTATGGACCCTCAACAAGCCCTCCAATGGGTTACTGCTCGTATCAAGCCCTTTGTTCCTGCAACTAAAATCACTGGAATTGCAGTTGGTAATGAG GTATTCACAGACGACGACTTGACATTAATGGAAACACTAGTCCCAGCCATGTTAAGCATCCACACAGCCTTAACCCAACTAGGCTTAGACACCACCATAAAAATCTCAACCCCAAGTTCCTTAGCCGTTTTACAAGAATCCTACCCACCCTCCGCCGGAAGTTTCAAGCCAGAAATAACCCAAATCATGTCACAATTCCTTCAATTCCTCTCAACAACAAAGTCCCCATTTTGGATAAACGCATACCCATATTTTGCATACAAAGACAACCCAGATTCCATCCCACTACAATACGTTTTACTGAACCCAAACCCGGGAATGATCGACCCATTCACCAATCTTCGTTACGACAACATGCTTTATGCTCAAGCCGATGCTGTTCTTTTCGCAATGGCGAAAATGGGTTTCGGTGGAATTGAAGTAAGAATATCCGAAACTGGTTGGCCATCGAAAGGGGATTCTGATGAAACAGGGGCTTGTCTAGAGAATGCGGCTGAGTATAATAGGAATTTGTTGAGGAGACAAATGAGGAATGAAGGAACTCCTTTGAGACCTAATTTGAGACTTGAGATTTATCTGTTTGCATTGTTTAATGAAGATATGAAACCTGGGCCTACTTCTGAAAGGAATTATGGGCTCTTTCAACCTGATGGAACTATGGTTTATAATGTTggactttcttcttttaagggattttcttcctcttcctcttcctctccttcttcttcttcttccttctcacCTTCTTCTATTTCTCTTACCTCTTCTGCTTCCACAAATTCAAAG GGTGCAACCATGGGATATTATCAAAGCTTGGTGTACTGGATGTTTGTATATTTGCTCACCTATCAACTTTTTATGAGAAGACcattgtatatttaa